Genomic DNA from Ilyobacter polytropus DSM 2926:
CTCAGACTTTAATGCACAACTTACAAAGATAAATGCTCTAAAGCCTGAAGTATTATTACTTCCTGATTACTACAATACTGTAGGACTTATAGCAAAACAAGCTAGATCAACTGGAATTGATGCAATATTCTTAGGTGGAGACGGTTGGGATTCTCCAGATTTATTCACTGTTGGTGGAGACGCAGTAGACGGAGGATATTTTACAAATCACTACTCTCCTGAGGACACATCTCCTGAAGTTGTTGCATTTAAAGAAGCTTATGAAGCAAGATTTGAATCTGTACCAAGTGCTTTCTCGGCTTTATCTTATGATGCAGGTAAAATACTTGTAGCTGCAATAGAAAAAGCAGGATCTACAGATGGAGAAAAAATCAAAGAAGCTCTAAAAGCTACAGATATAACTGCCGTATCAGGTAAGGTAAAATATGACGCAGACAGGAATCCTATCAAGGGAGCAGTAATACTAAAAACTGAAGCTGGTAAACAAAAATTCTTTAAGAAAATAAACATCGACTAATATTTAAATTTATAACATAAGAATAAAAAAAAGGCGGCCTTTCTGGTTTTCATATTAATAGAAAGGTCGCCCAAATAATTATTTTTAAACAGGTCAAATCAATTAATAAAAGATAAGAATTATTTATGTACTGGATTTGTGTAATTTTATGTATGAAAATTAAATTCTGAATAAAATCTTTGAGAAAATAAATTAAATTATAGTGGGATTACATAATTCAAGTAAAAAAAAAATTAAAATAATCTAAGAATGAGGTGAAATTATGGAAATAATACAACAGCTTCTAAATGGTTTGGCTTTGGGTAGTGTTTATGCTCTTATAGCCATAGGGTACACGATGGTTTACGGGATAATAAAACTAATCAATTTTGCTCACGGGGATATATATATGGCTGGGGCTTATTTTGGTTATGTGGCTGTGGCAAGACTTAATCTAGGGTTTATACCGGCTCTTATACTGGCAATGACTCTGAGTGCGCTGCTTGGGATTATAATAGAAAAAGTTGCTTATAAACGGCTTAGGAATTCTCCTAGAATAACACTTCTTATAACGGCAATAGGTATGTCCTTACTTCTAGAAAATGGTTTCAGGTTAATATTTGGACCAAATCCAAAGCCATTTCCAGAACTTCTGAAAACAAAAATATTTCATTTGGGATCTCTTCGTATAAATAATATACAGCTTATAATATTTGCAGTGTCCATAGTGCTAGTTATTATCCTTGAATACATTGTATTTAAGACAAAAACTGGTAAGGCCATGAGGGCTTCTTCCTATGATATAGAGGCAGCAAAACTAATGGGGATAAACGTAGACAAAATAATATCACTGACTTTTGCAATAGGATCGGCTCTTGCAGGTGCAGGAGGGATACTAGTGGGAATAGCCTATCCGAGAATAGAACCTTACATGGGTATAATGCCTGGACTAAAGGCTTTCGTAGCAGCAGTTTTAGGTGGTATAGGGGTATTGCCAGGTGCGATGCTCGGAGGTCTAGTAATGGGTGTGGCCGAGACATTTACAAAGGCATTTATTTCTACAAAGCTTTCTGATGCCATTATTTTCAGTATACTGATAGTGGTACTTATTGTAAAGCCAGACGGGCTTTTAGGAAAGCAAATCAAAGAGAAGGTGTAGGTGGACTATGAAAAAATTAAAAAATTTAAAATTGATTTTGGGTATAGTGGTTATGGTGATATACAGTATTTTCTTCTTACTTATTCAAACAGGAGCTTTAAACCCTTATTATGGTCAGATTCTTATTGTATTGGGAATAAATATAATACTAGCAGTAAGCTTGAACCTCGTAATAGGATTTACCGGGCAGCTGGCTCTAGGACACGCAGGGTTTATGTCTATAGGGGGATATACAGCGGCGATAATGAGTCTGAATTATAATCTTCCATTTTTTATATCACTTGTTATAGGGGGACTAGTTTCTGCAGTTATCGGGTTCTTAATAGGGATGCCTATACTGAGACTAAAAGGGGACTACCTTGCTATCACAACTCTGGGTTTTGGAGAGATAATAAGAGTAGCAGTGGTAAATATGGACTTTTTGGGAGGGCCTAGAGGTCTTGCTGGTATTCCAAAGAAGACAAATTTTACATGGGTTTATTTTATAACTTTATTTACTGTAATAATTATTTACAACATAATAAGATCACCTTACGGAAGAGCTATGCTTTCTATAAGAGAAGATGAGATAGCATCTGAATCTATGGGTATAAATACTACGAAATTTAAAATGATGGCCTTTGTAATAGCTTCTTTTTTTGCCGGGATAGCCGGAGGATTATATGCTCATCAGTTTATGTTTTTAGATCCAAAATCTTTTGATTTTCTAAAGTCCTTTGAAATACTGACATTTGTTGTTTTCGGTGGAATGGGAAGTCTTTCAGGAAGCTTGATGGCTACAACAGTTCTTACGTATCTTCCTGAAGTTTTAAGAACATTTGCTGAATATAGAATGATAATTTATGCAGCATCCCTTGTAATGTTGATGCTCTTTAGACCTCAGGGTATAATGGGAAATAAAGAGATAAACCTTGCTCACATAAAAGAATTTATTTTATGTAAATTATTAAGGAAATGTAAAAAAAAAGGGGGGGCTTTTAATGTCACTATTGAAGGCTAATAATCTGACAATGCAGTTTGGTGGTATAACCGCTGTATCGGATTTTTCTATAGAGGTTGGAGAAAATGAACTTATGGGTCTCATCGGACCAAATGGTGCGGGAAAGACAACAGTTTTTAATATGCTGACAGGAGTTTATAAACCGACTAAAGGTGATATAAACTTTGCAGGCGAGGATATCACCGGGCTTAAACCTTATGATATAACCAGAAAAAAAGCAGCAAGAACATTTCAGAATGTAAGGCTTTTTAAGGATTTATCGGTTATAGATAATGTAAAAATATCTCTGACATATCAGATAAAACTGGGTCTTTTTGAAAGTATATTAAGGACTCCTAATTATTATAAGGTAGAAAAAGAGATACATGAAAAAGCTATGAAAATCCTTGAGATTTTTAAGCTTGAAAATAAATCAGAAGAATATGCTAAAAACCTTCCCTACGGAGAACAACGTAGGCTAGAAATAGCAAGGGCACTGGCAGCATCTCCAAAACTACTTTTACTAGATGAGCCTGCGGCTGGAATGAACCCACAAGAAACCCAAGAGCTCATGGAACTGATTACTTGGATAAAAGAAGAGTTTAAAATAGCTATTTTACTTATAGAACACGATATGAAACTCGTAATGGGAATATGTGAAAAAATACTTGTACTGGACTACGGTAAAATTCTCACTGTGGGAACTCCTGACGAGGTAAAAAATAACCCAGAGGTTATAAAAGCATATTTGGGTGAGGAGGGTTAAAATGTTAGAGATAAAAAACTTGAACCTTCACTATGGGATGATACATGCCCTTAGAGATATAAATGTAAAGGTTAATAAGGGAGAAATTGTAACGCTGATAGGAGCTAATGGTGCTGGTAAAAGCTCCACTCTTAGAGCCTTATCCGGTCTTGAAAAAGCAAGTTCTGGTGAGATATTGTTTGAGGGAAAGGATATTGCAAAAAATCCTGCAAATGAAATTGTGGCCATGGGGATGTCTCATGTACCAGAGGGAAGAAGGGTTTTCGCTAACCTTACTGTTTATGAAAATCTGGAGTTGGGAGCTTATCTCAGAAAAGATAAAGATATAAAAAAAGATATTCAACTGATATTAGATAAATTTCCACGTCTTAGAGAGAGACTTTATCAAAGGGCCGGAACACTAAGTGGGGGAGAACAGCAGATGCTCGCCATGGGAAGAGCACTTATGATAAAACCTAAGCTTCTTCTACTAGACGAACCATCAATGGGACTTGCCCCTATAATAGTAAAAAACATATTTGATATAATACTAGAGATAAATAAAAACGGGACAACAGTCCTCTTGGTAGAACAAAATGCCCATGCAGCTCTTAAAATAGCTCATAAAGCCTATGTACTAGAAACAGGATCAATAGTCTACGAGGGAGATGCAAAATCTCTTCTTGAAGACGATACAATAAGAAGTGCATATCTTGGAGAATAAAACAGTAAATCTATGTTTTTTAAAGAGTTAAATACAATTTATTCTTATTAATACTAAATAAGTGAGTCTTATAAAGAACAAGAAGGATATCTATATATCTCTCTAGATTCTGACTATAGGGCTCTTTTATATTTAATGAATATCTGATAAGTGACGGCAGAATACCTATTTCCTAAAAAAAAGCTTTAATTTTAAAGGGGTATGTATTATAATGTGTAAGAAAACTAGTAGTAATTCAGGAGGAAAAAATGGTAGGATTTCTAACAGCTTTGCTCTTTATCTTTGCTCTATCCCTCATTATTTTGGTGCTGATACAGCCTGACAGAAGTCGTGGTATGTCAGGAAATATGGGTATGGGGGCATCAAATACTGTATTTGGTGTGTCTCAAGACGGAGGACCACTTGCAAAGATGACAGAGGTTGTTGCAGCTTTGTTTATTGTAACGGCACTTTTATTATACCTTTTAAAATAAGGTAGAGGGCGTGTTGGTAGCTCAACATGCCTTTTTATTTGCCACTTTTTCCCTGATTCAAGGATTTATCTGTTAACTTATACAATTAATTTTGATATAATAGGGGAAATTTGTTATGAAAAGTTTATTTCACGGAAATTATGATAATATAAGGCCTCTGGCATATCAGATGAGGCCAAAAACACTCTTAGATTATGTGGGACAAGAGGAAATTATAGGGGAAAAAAGTGTCCTCAGAAAACTGATCACCAAGGGTAAAATGATAAACTCCATATTCTTTGGACCACCTGGCACAGGGAAAACCTCTTTGGCTGAGATAATTGCAGAGGAGCTCAGTTATTCATTTGAAAAGATGAATGCCACAACTGCAAATCTAAGCGACTTCAGAGAAGTGGTGGAAAGGGCCAAAAAAAGAGTGGAGCTTGAAAACAGGAGAACTTTACTGTTTCTTGATGAGATTCACAGGTTTAATAAACTCCAGCAGGATTCCCTGCTTCCTTATACAGAGGAAGGACTCATAGTCTTGGTAGGAGCCACCACAGAAAATCCCTACTATACTCTTAATAATGCACTTCTTTCAAGATGTATGGTTTTTGAGTTTAAAAAGCTCGAAGAAAGGCATATAAGGGAACTTGTGAAAAAGGGCTGCAAACGCCTTGATATTCTAGAAAAACTGTCTTCTGAGATGGAGGATATCATATTAGAACTTTCCAGAGGGGATGCTAGAGTCGCTTTAAACTATGTGGAGCTTTTTGCAAATACCGCAGAAGACTTAAACGAGAATGAATTAAAAGAATTATTTAAGAAAAGAAACGATGCTTATCATAAAAAAGAAGATAAATATAATATAGTATCTGCATTTATAAAGAGTATAAGAGGAAGTGACCCAGATGCAGCAGTATACTGGATGGCCAGGATGCTCTCTGGAGGGGAAGACCCAAGATATATAGCAAGAAGGCTCATGATACTTGCCAGTGAGGATATAGGTATGGCAAACCCAGAAGCAATGCTAATAGCACATGCAGCAATGGATGCCTCTGAGAAGATAGGAATGCCTGAAGTAAGAATCATCTTGTCACAAGCAGCCATCTACCTAGCTATATCTTCTAAAAGCAACTCTAGCTACGAGGCTGTAAATTCAGCCCTTGATGATATATCAAAGGGGAAAATAGAAGATGT
This window encodes:
- a CDS encoding ABC transporter ATP-binding protein — encoded protein: MLEIKNLNLHYGMIHALRDINVKVNKGEIVTLIGANGAGKSSTLRALSGLEKASSGEILFEGKDIAKNPANEIVAMGMSHVPEGRRVFANLTVYENLELGAYLRKDKDIKKDIQLILDKFPRLRERLYQRAGTLSGGEQQMLAMGRALMIKPKLLLLDEPSMGLAPIIVKNIFDIILEINKNGTTVLLVEQNAHAALKIAHKAYVLETGSIVYEGDAKSLLEDDTIRSAYLGE
- the secG gene encoding preprotein translocase subunit SecG; the protein is MVGFLTALLFIFALSLIILVLIQPDRSRGMSGNMGMGASNTVFGVSQDGGPLAKMTEVVAALFIVTALLLYLLK
- a CDS encoding replication-associated recombination protein A; the encoded protein is MKSLFHGNYDNIRPLAYQMRPKTLLDYVGQEEIIGEKSVLRKLITKGKMINSIFFGPPGTGKTSLAEIIAEELSYSFEKMNATTANLSDFREVVERAKKRVELENRRTLLFLDEIHRFNKLQQDSLLPYTEEGLIVLVGATTENPYYTLNNALLSRCMVFEFKKLEERHIRELVKKGCKRLDILEKLSSEMEDIILELSRGDARVALNYVELFANTAEDLNENELKELFKKRNDAYHKKEDKYNIVSAFIKSIRGSDPDAAVYWMARMLSGGEDPRYIARRLMILASEDIGMANPEAMLIAHAAMDASEKIGMPEVRIILSQAAIYLAISSKSNSSYEAVNSALDDISKGKIEDVPKHLKNQYGELYKYPHSHPGNFVQQVYKKDRKKYYNPGDNKNERLISQKLLKLWDEK
- a CDS encoding branched-chain amino acid ABC transporter permease; protein product: MKKLKNLKLILGIVVMVIYSIFFLLIQTGALNPYYGQILIVLGINIILAVSLNLVIGFTGQLALGHAGFMSIGGYTAAIMSLNYNLPFFISLVIGGLVSAVIGFLIGMPILRLKGDYLAITTLGFGEIIRVAVVNMDFLGGPRGLAGIPKKTNFTWVYFITLFTVIIIYNIIRSPYGRAMLSIREDEIASESMGINTTKFKMMAFVIASFFAGIAGGLYAHQFMFLDPKSFDFLKSFEILTFVVFGGMGSLSGSLMATTVLTYLPEVLRTFAEYRMIIYAASLVMLMLFRPQGIMGNKEINLAHIKEFILCKLLRKCKKKGGAFNVTIEG
- a CDS encoding ABC transporter ATP-binding protein, whose translation is MSLLKANNLTMQFGGITAVSDFSIEVGENELMGLIGPNGAGKTTVFNMLTGVYKPTKGDINFAGEDITGLKPYDITRKKAARTFQNVRLFKDLSVIDNVKISLTYQIKLGLFESILRTPNYYKVEKEIHEKAMKILEIFKLENKSEEYAKNLPYGEQRRLEIARALAASPKLLLLDEPAAGMNPQETQELMELITWIKEEFKIAILLIEHDMKLVMGICEKILVLDYGKILTVGTPDEVKNNPEVIKAYLGEEG
- a CDS encoding branched-chain amino acid ABC transporter permease; this encodes MEIIQQLLNGLALGSVYALIAIGYTMVYGIIKLINFAHGDIYMAGAYFGYVAVARLNLGFIPALILAMTLSALLGIIIEKVAYKRLRNSPRITLLITAIGMSLLLENGFRLIFGPNPKPFPELLKTKIFHLGSLRINNIQLIIFAVSIVLVIILEYIVFKTKTGKAMRASSYDIEAAKLMGINVDKIISLTFAIGSALAGAGGILVGIAYPRIEPYMGIMPGLKAFVAAVLGGIGVLPGAMLGGLVMGVAETFTKAFISTKLSDAIIFSILIVVLIVKPDGLLGKQIKEKV